In Drosophila pseudoobscura strain MV-25-SWS-2005 chromosome 4, UCI_Dpse_MV25, whole genome shotgun sequence, the following proteins share a genomic window:
- the LOC4816930 gene encoding eEF1A lysine and N-terminal methyltransferase homolog — protein MNLLPKTREEFAQTDYWNEFFKKRGEKAFEWYGEYLDLCDHIHKYIKPVDKILMLGCGNSKLSMDMYDSEYRDITNIDISPVAVKKMLEQNARTRPDMKFLQMDATAMTFPDESFSVALDKGTLDALFVDDAPETKAVVENYFKEILRTMRNGGRYFCVSLLQEHILNFLVEFLPRHNCMLRIVHCLGVEQANKEKNADDAMKMPVFVVIATKFKSLPMPILEFGLGNDKMQRFTESSELSNAVRSVQKAALVFNGLARSSIAGHDEVTLDLYRASENTPRYSIYILDQAAARGLNKYAAFIVPQGREIEWLFGTPSGRKKLQASANFQRLAVVTLHRDQVYNTLEEVQAELGDTVFSLAPHGHIKQIPYLSLGSDVGKRETLISGFSKISGEFRIEEVEAGGKTLRRLIFLSNQFVVQSEALVKTIKIKGKKERKKIDFGYLACQHHLYMSVGVQLATTLQNPKKDVQKDVLVIGLGGGGLCSFLHAALPQSRITAVEIDPIMLEVAEQYFELKQDKRFHVVIDDGLAFVERCRNEDIHFDAVLFDVDSKDLSLGMSCPPQGFLAHDVLLHIKEIIGPKGLFMLNLVCRDETLKTEAIANLQKVFPAVCSYKLEEDINEVVYCANDEKYKTVEHWQKAMGTAGRGLNTTIKEHKLASEDPLEVAEFLSELKL, from the exons ATGAATTTACTGCCGAAAACACGCGAAGAGTTCGCGCAAACCGACTATTGGAACGAGTTCTTCAAAAAGCGTGGCGAAAAGGCTTTTGAATG GTATGGAGAATATCTGGACCTGTGCGATCATATACACAAATACATCAAGCCAGTAGATAAGATTCTGATGCTAGGATGCGGCAACTCCAAGCTGAGCATGGATATGTATGACTCGGAATACAG GGATATAACGAATATTGATATCTCCCCGGTGGCTGTGAAGAAGATGTTGGAGCAAAATGCACGTACGCGTCCAGATATGAAGTTCCTGCAAATGGATGCGACAGCCATGACGTTTCCCGATGAGAGCTTCTCCGTGGCCTTGGATAAGGGCACACTGGATGCCTTGTTTGTGGACGATGCCCCAGAAACTAAAGCTGTGGTGGAGAACTATTTCAAGGAGATTCTACGCACCATGCG GAATGGCGGTCGCTATTTTTGCGTATCCTTGCTGCAGGAGCACATTCTCAACTTTCTGGTAGAGTTCCTACCCCGTCACAACTGCATGCTGCGCATTGTCCACTGTTTGGGTGTGGAACAGGCCAACAAGGAGAAGAACGCCGACGATGCCATGAAGATGCCCGTTTTCGTGGTCATTGCCACCAAATTCAAGAGTCTTCCAATGCCC ATTTTGGAATTCGGTTTAGGTAACGATAAAATGCAAAGATTTACCGAGTCTTCCGAGCTAAGCAATGCCGTGCGTTCTGTGCAAAAGGCCGCCTTGGTGTTCAACGGACTGGCCCGCTCCAGCATTGCTGGTCACGATGAGGTGACCCTGGACCTGTATCGGGCCTCGGAGAACACCCCTCGCTATAGCATATACATTTTAGATCAGGCGGCAGCCAGAGGCCTGAACAAATATGCGGCATTTATTGTGCCGCAAGGCAGGGAGATTGAGTGGCTCTTTGGCACCCCCTCTGGACGCAAGAAGCTGCAGGCATCGGCGAATTTTCAACGTCTCGCGGTGGTTACGCTGCATCGCGACCAAGTCTACAACACGCTCGAGGAGGTCCAGGCAGAGCTGGGCGATACCGTGTTCAGTCTGGCTCCGCACGGTCATATTAAACAGATTCCCTATCTGTCGCTGGGCAGCGATGTGGGCAAGCGGGAGACCCTGATCAGTGGCTTCTCCAAGATATCCGGCGAATTTCGCATCGAGGAAGTGGAGGCCGGGGGCAAAACGTTGCGTCGCCTGATATTCCTCAGCAATCAGTTTGTTGTGCAGTCGGAGGCCTTGGTGAAAACAA tTAAAATCAAAGGCAAAAAAGAGCGCAAGAAGATAGACTTTGGTTATTTGGCCTGCCAGCATCATTTGTACATGTCCGTGGGCGTCCAACTGGCCACAACTCTGCAGAATCCCAAGAAGGATGTGCAAAAGGATGTTCTAGTCATTGGCCTCGGAGGCGGCGGCCTGTGCAGCTTCCTTCATGCCGCTCTACC TCAATCGCGAATTACGGCTGTGGAGATAGACCCCATAATGCTGGAGGTGGCTGAGCAATATTTCGAGCTGAAGCAGGACAAACGCTTCCATGTGGTCATTGACGATGGTCTGGCCTTTGTGGAACGCTGTCGTAATGAAG ATATACACTTTGATGCAGTCCTGTTCGATGTGGACAGCAAAGATCTCAGCCTGGGCATGAGTTGTCCCCCACAGGGCTTTCTAGCCCACGATGTACTCCTGCACATCAAGGAGATCATTGGACCCAAGGGTCTGTTCATGCTCAATCTGGTGTGTCGCGATGAGACCCTCAAAACGGAGGCCATTGCCAATTTGCAAAAGGTTTTCCCGGCCGTCTGCAGCTACAAACTGGAGGAGGACATCAACGAGGTGGTTTACTGTGCCAACGATGAGAAGTACAAAACTGTGGAGCACTGGCAGAAGGCCATGGGCACTGCGGGCCGTGGCCTAAACACGACCATCAAGGAGCACAAGCTGGCCAGCGAGGACCCCCTCGAAGTGGCCGAGTTTCTCAGTGAACTGAAGCTATAG
- the brun gene encoding protein brunelleschi has translation MRATVGLMLSHGSVEPVMSRPDYEQNALHHSSLLVLLRGVGPSRARILQRAFEKVRRVNSIKVNDSSGNTRTIWVRFIHDHPVEHNDWGDFQTHRRLLGLVTIGKFDNQTELNELCRQHESLKVRYGSTLYESRAIFFGPDDPNVLETIGEDKSTASRRLQDDYTTPSNFKSQAFFYREQDSCSDLESRIGDFVSALFWVLESRRLERSREKADKVSLLLAPFEKRDFVGLDMESRNNRKRCVGRVMKNLADLSLQAGLVDDALSLYHNANETLRSVGDSLWVGATEEGLCAASAMLLYPQMREIETLHRNSSLQEAGTSPLRHTPEKWRASDATKKVTAPDSTTTAAANANGEVAVQQQQKLTSNSSSCSSVSSLVTTGNNSSASDTPTTSSTTTSSTSTISAAPLSNQRNGELPGNILKAEEITNYYRKAIINYSKYRHAATIETEAALKASRICIEQNRPLDVAMFLQNILYINLSMSEPERVKRFEIITDLYQQIGYQRKAAFFQRLAALKHVQQGSQAPDWNQSYRLMLGSFTGYRLCLDPLEVLENAAGWPALQIDLVQSLITAARRLGHSALATRHMTFLLQTQWDNMSPTEQSEMAVQLQNLSAQCEGSPVPLVLENGTVIPPANLTDLPYCLDFQVKDLPPHLRPQRIKVAKADSGPFLFTPIHFNSVDRRDKKKDKNKIAFLWVQNDLSEVCVRLRNPLPFELTVTDMRLLTNGVVFESLPQTIVLQPHVPTYVPLHGTPIETGQLDLQGYSTHTLGVKSNCRLKHMRGRSFPPNYLVEVIPALPRISVKTSLPQTATFSNLNSADIVVTSASLTLYNGEFSSCTITITNESATLPLEHLEVNINSNVEQELQKKIFRIDEETLLAKLPVPPQGSIEFVVEVYAEADFVCPQPPPSSVHSSGPAAGDYGSSLMSVSGHASLPSRVGSPQHRRQEPQTSSFRSTMSGGQPSLAALSLQPGPSSLGSQYSQHIEAQIRLKYSGGEALTAGYCRQCAVSFNLELLPSAQITSWDVLPAEIASQFYLVLDISNLTAQEMSLNYTDNKNILIEAKESCRVPIPVDRCSLEQVCAARAAEVAENLERELCFRTQLLSFNDALSKLCSEHIAERVKINWLLTGTDIAGIASLRGIVLSQSMVDLTAVSPLQWSISFQDTPVQPHSELVCTVGQRALLSIQLTNDSLQPLKNLVLSIKFYQDYLNGMENYNLETRVAFSGPNRIAIPILEKQEQTQHTCSVIFFTPGRFKAGIECSTNPQQQQQPSARSCPSATNIVGGQLDMFSSSYDEQQAHVWKFIPPIEVTVVEQ, from the exons atGCGTGCTACGGTCGGTCTTATGCTGTCTCATGGTAGCGTGGAGCCAGTTATGTCACGACCCGACTACGAACAGAATGCCCTGCACCACAGCTCCCTCCTGGTGCTGCTCCGAGGTGTGGGACCCTCGCGGGCACGCATCCTCCAGCGGGCCTTTGAGAAAGTGCGACGTGTCAACAGCATCAAAGTGAATG ATTCCAGTGGAAACACACGCACGATTTGGGTGCGTTTCATCCATGATCATCCCGTGGAGCATAATGATTGGGGCGACTTTCAGACACATCGCCGCCTGCTGGGCCTCGTCACCATTGGCAAGTTTGACAACCAGACGGAGTTGAATGAGCTCTGCCGCCAGCACGAGTCCCTAAAGGTGCGCTATGGCAGCACTCTCTACGAATCCCGTGCCATTTTCTTTGGACCCGACGATCCCAATGTCCTGGAGACCATTGGCGAAGACAAGTCCACGGCTTCACGTCGCTTGCAGGATGATTATACGACGCCCTCCAACTTTAAATCCCAGGCGTTCTTCTATCGCGAGCAGGATTCATGTTCGGATCTGGAGTCGCGCATTGGGGACTTTGTGAGCGCTCTGTTTTGGGTGCTGGAGTCGCGGCGGCTGGAGCGTTCACGGGAGAAGGCGGACAAGGTGAGCCTGTTGCTGGCCCCCTTCGAGAAGCGTGACTTTGTGGGCCTGGACATGGAGTCGCGGAACAATCGGAAACGTTGCGTTGGGCGCGTGATGAAGAATCTGGCTGACTTGTCGCTGCAAGCGGGCCTCGTCGATGATGCACTGAGTCTCTATCATAATGCCAACGAGACGTTGAGATCTGTAGGCGATTCCCTGTGGGTGGGGGCCACCGAGGAGGGCCTGTGTGCGGCATCAGCCATGCTGTTGTATCCGCAAATGCGAGAGATTGAGACGCTGCATAGGAACTCGTCGCTGCAGGAGGCGG GCACCTCCCCGCTGAGGCACACGCCAGAGAAATGGCGAGCCAGCGATGCCACCAAAAAGGTGACAGCACCCGACTCGACGACGACCGCTGCCGCCAATGCCAATGGGGAAGTGGCAgttcagcagcaacagaagctcACCTCGAACTCATCTTCCTGCTCATCGGTATCTTCCCTGGTGACGACGGGCAATAATTCCTCGGCCTCGGACACGCCAACCACTTCATCCACGACCACCTCTTCCACATCCACAATATCGGCAGCTCCGCTGAGCAACCAGCGCAACGGGGAGCTGCCCGGTAACATACTCAAGGCCGAGGAGATCACCAACTACTATCGCAAGGCGATCATCAACTACAGCAAATACCGCCATGCGGCCACCATTGAAACGGAGGCGGCGCTCAAGGCCTCGCGCATCTGCATCGAACAGAATCGTCCGTTGGACGTGGCCATGTTCCTGCAGAACATTCTGTACATCAATCTGAGCATGAGCGAGCCGGAGCGCGTCAAGCGATTCGAGATCATTACGGATCTGTATCAGCAGATCGGATACCAGCGGAAGGCGGCCTTCTTTCAGCGTCTGGCGGCATTGAAGCATGTCCAGCAGGGCAGCCAGGCGCCGGACTGGAATCAAAGCTATCGCCTGATGTTGGGCAGCTTTACAGGATATCGGCTGTGTCTGGATCCGCTGGAAGTGTTGGAGAATGCTGCCGGCTGGCCGGCACTGCAGATTGATTTGGTTCAGAGTCTCATCACGGCTGCCCGCCGACTGGGACACTCGGCCCTGGCCACGCGGCATATGACGTTCCTACTGCAGACCCAATGGGACAACATGTCACCCACAGAACAAAGCGAAATGGCTGTACAACTGCAG AATCTGAGCGCCCAGTGCGAGGGCTCGCCTGTTCCGCTGGTGCTGGAGAATGGCACTGTGATACCACCCGCCAATCTCACAGATCTGCCCTACTGCCTGGACTTCCAGGTCAAGGATTTGCCCCCCCATTTACGGCCGCAGCGGATCAAGGTGGCCAAGGCAGACAGCGGGCCGTTTCTGTTCACGCCCATACACTTTAATTCCGTGGATAGAAGGGACAAGAAGAAGGATAAGAATAAAATAG CTTTCTTGTGGGTTCAAAACGATCTGAGCGAGGTCTGTGTGCGCTTGCGGAATCCCCTGCCATTCGAGCTGACGGTCACCGATATGCGACTGCTGACGAATGGCGTGGTGTTCGAGTCCCTGCCCCAGACCATTGTCCTGCAGCCGCATGTGCCCACCTATGTGCCGTTGCATGGCACGCCCATCGAGACAGGGCAACTGGATCTCCAGGGTTACAGTACGCACACGCTGGGCGTCAAGTCCAACTGTCGACTAAAGCATATGCGCGGCCGTAGCTTTCCGCCCAACTATCTGGTGGAGGTGATACCAGCCCTGCCGCGGATATCCGTCAAGACCTCGCTGCCACAGACGGCCACATTTAGTAATTTGAATAGTGCGGATATTGTCGTCACCTCGGCCAGCCTCACGCTGTACAACGGAGAGTTCTCCAGCTGCACCATAACCATTACCAATGAGAGCGCCACCCTGCCGCTGGAACATCTGGAGGTGAACATTAATTCCAATGTAGAGCAAGAGCTGCAAAAGAAGATCTTTCGGATAGATGAAGAGACATTGCTG GCCAAGCTGCCCGTTCCGCCGCAGGGTTCCATTGAATTTGTGGTGGAAGTGTATGCCGAGGCGGATTTCGTTTGCCCCCAGCCACCCCCGTCTTCGGTGCATTCGAGTGGTCCTGCGGCTGGTGATTATGGCTCCTCCCTGATGTCCGTCTCAGGTCATGCCAGCCTGCCCTCGAGGGTTGGCTCACCGCAGCATCGTCGGCAGGAGCCGCAAACATCCAGCTTCCGTTCGACCATGTCCGGGGGGCAGCCTTCACTGGCGGCATTGAGCCTGCagccaggaccctccagcctTGGCTCGCAGTATTCGCAGCACATTGAGGCGCAGATCCGCTTGAAATACTCAGGAGGGGAGGCTCTGACGGCGGGATACTGCCGCCAGTGTGCAGTGTCCTTTAATTTAGAGCTGCTGCCCAGTGCACAGATCACCAGCTGGGATGTCCTGCCAGCCGAAAT AGCTTCACAGTTCTACCTGGTGCTGGATATATCCAATCTAACCGCTCAAGAGATGTCGCTCAATTACACAGACAACAAGAATATACTCATCGAGGCCAAAGAGAGCTGCCGTGTGCCCATACCAGTGGATCGTTGCTCCCTGGAGCAAGTGTGTGCGGCACGGGCAGCCGAAGTTGCGGAGAATCTAGAGAGAG AACTCTGTTTTCGAACGCAGCTGCTGTCGTTTAACGATGCTCTGAGCAAACTCTGCTCGGAGCATATAGCTGAGCGGGTGAAAATCAATTGGCTGCTGACTGGCACCGATATTGCGGGCATTGCCTCCTTGCGGGGCATAGTCTTGTCGCAGTCCATGGTGGATCTCACTGCCGTCTCGCCCTTGCAGTGGT CTATTAGCTTTCAGGACACGCCCGTGCAGCCGCACAGCGAACTTGTGTGTACGGTGGGGCAGCGGGCGCTGCTTAGCATTCAGTTGACCAATGATTCGCTGCAGCCGCTCAAGAACCTGGTGTTGAGCATCAAGTTCTATCAGGACTATTTAAATGGAATGGAGAATTACAATCTGGAGACACGCGTGGCCTTCTCAGGGCCGAATAG AATTGCAATCCCCATTCtggagaagcaggagcagacgCAGCACACTTGCTCTGTGATATTCTTTACGCCTGGACGTTTTAAGGCCGGCATTGAGTGCTCCACCAAtccgcaacaacagcaacagccgtCAGCACGTTCCTGTCCGAGCGCCACAAATATTGTCGGAGGTCAATTAGATATGTTCTCGTCCAGCTATGATGAGCAGCAGGCGCATGTTTGGAAGTTTATACCGCCCATAGAGGTGACCGTTGTTGAGCAGTGA